The Candidatus Coatesbacteria bacterium genome includes a region encoding these proteins:
- the recA gene encoding recombinase RecA, translated as MAAKQTNDKRRNLEAAFAQIERKYGKGSIMRMGDDDVQQVDVIPTGSLAIDRALGVGGLPRGRIVELYGPEASGKTTLTLHVIASAQQLGGIAAFIDVEHALDVNYARALGVNINDLLISQPDTGEQALEIVEMLVRSGSLDVIVIDSVAALVPRSEIEGEMGDSHVALQARLMSQALRKLTGIVNKTRCCVVFTNQIREKVGVVFGNPEVTPGGRALKFYTTVRMEIRRIGSLKVDGESIGNRSRVKIVKNKVAPPFKQAEFDIIFGEGVNMAGEIIDLGQETGLVEKSGAWYTIDEERFQGKENLRTFLQENPERVAELGDGIREHFGLPVFGERLIPTAAADEDGDASADDEK; from the coding sequence ATGGCAGCGAAGCAGACCAATGACAAGCGGCGCAATCTGGAAGCCGCCTTCGCCCAGATCGAGCGCAAGTACGGCAAGGGCTCGATCATGCGCATGGGCGACGATGACGTGCAGCAGGTCGACGTAATCCCGACGGGTTCCCTGGCCATCGACCGCGCCCTGGGCGTCGGCGGCCTGCCCCGGGGCCGGATCGTCGAACTCTACGGTCCCGAGGCCTCGGGCAAGACCACCCTCACCCTTCACGTCATCGCCAGCGCCCAACAGCTCGGCGGCATCGCCGCCTTCATCGATGTCGAGCACGCCCTGGACGTCAACTACGCCCGGGCCCTGGGCGTCAACATCAACGACCTGCTGATCAGCCAGCCCGACACCGGCGAGCAGGCCCTCGAGATCGTCGAGATGCTGGTCCGCTCGGGCTCCCTCGACGTGATCGTCATCGACTCCGTCGCCGCCCTGGTGCCGCGCTCGGAGATCGAGGGCGAGATGGGCGACAGCCACGTCGCCCTCCAGGCCCGCCTGATGAGCCAGGCCCTGCGCAAGCTGACCGGGATCGTCAACAAAACCCGCTGCTGCGTGGTCTTCACCAACCAGATCCGCGAGAAGGTCGGCGTAGTCTTCGGCAACCCCGAGGTCACCCCCGGCGGCCGGGCGCTCAAGTTCTACACCACGGTGCGGATGGAGATCCGCCGCATCGGCTCCCTCAAGGTCGACGGCGAGAGCATCGGCAACCGCAGCCGGGTCAAGATCGTCAAGAACAAGGTCGCCCCGCCCTTCAAGCAGGCCGAGTTCGACATCATCTTCGGTGAGGGCGTCAACATGGCCGGTGAGATCATCGATCTGGGCCAAGAGACCGGCCTGGTGGAGAAGTCCGGCGCCTGGTACACCATCGACGAGGAACGCTTCCAGGGCAAGGAGAACTTGCGGACCTTCCTCCAGGAGAACCCGGAGCGCGTGGCCGAGTTGGGCGACGGTATCCGCGAGCACTTCGGGCTACCCGTGTTCGGTGAACGGCTGATCCCGACCGCCGCCGCCGATGAAGACGGGGACGCAAGCGCCGACGACGAAAAGTAG
- a CDS encoding sigma-70 family RNA polymerase sigma factor — MERERELALIERAVDGDEQAFAELVYATQNLVYSCCIKVLHNPQLAEEAANEAFLRAWRGLAGFRAQARFSSWMFRIAHNAAVRMATKKRLKTISIDDEDKPGLANVARDNPRAERNIEGRSELELVRDLLDELPDNHRRALELAYLEGVSYADAAAALGCTTGTIKTWVHRGRNKLRELYLEATGREFA; from the coding sequence TTGGAGCGAGAACGCGAATTAGCCCTGATCGAGCGGGCGGTGGATGGTGACGAGCAGGCCTTCGCCGAACTCGTCTACGCCACCCAGAACCTGGTGTACAGTTGCTGCATCAAGGTCCTGCACAACCCGCAACTGGCCGAGGAAGCGGCCAACGAAGCCTTCCTGCGCGCCTGGCGCGGGTTGGCCGGTTTTCGCGCCCAGGCCCGCTTCTCCAGCTGGATGTTCCGTATCGCCCACAACGCCGCCGTGCGTATGGCCACCAAGAAACGCCTGAAAACCATCTCGATCGACGATGAGGACAAACCCGGTCTGGCCAACGTCGCCCGCGACAACCCCCGGGCCGAACGTAACATCGAAGGCCGCAGCGAGCTCGAACTGGTCCGCGACCTCCTCGACGAGCTGCCGGACAACCACCGCAGGGCCCTCGAATTGGCCTACCTCGAAGGCGTCAGCTACGCCGACGCCGCCGCCGCCCTTGGCTGCACCACCGGCACCATCAAGACCTGGGTCCACCGCGGCCGCAACAAGCTGCGCGAGCTCTACCTCGAGGCCACCGGCCGGGAGTTCGCCTGA
- the xseB gene encoding exodeoxyribonuclease VII small subunit — MSEEQPSFEQALERLEEIVAHLEEGGYPLSKLTSLFEEGTKLARLCQDKLDATERRLTELVRDAEGGSTEQALDLPDVEE; from the coding sequence TTGAGCGAGGAGCAACCGAGCTTCGAACAGGCCCTGGAACGGCTGGAGGAGATCGTCGCCCATCTCGAGGAGGGCGGTTACCCCCTGAGCAAACTGACCTCCCTCTTTGAAGAGGGCACCAAGCTGGCCCGGCTGTGCCAGGACAAGCTCGACGCCACCGAGCGGCGGCTGACCGAGCTGGTACGCGACGCCGAGGGCGGCTCGACGGAACAAGCCCTCGATCTGCCCGACGTGGAGGAGTAG
- a CDS encoding methyltransferase, translated as MAQSSVSKGETAERFDVDNYTHRTVWPPIFRFFDRSFPKGAFHLLDVGGGAGYFADYILEARPGCRVTVLDISPGLLERNRPHRRKRLILGDALQLDELPSGETFNIICFNLVLHHLLATDETSTRRLRIDVLRRAATLLRRCGRILIIEPLYLGMFHVDIPSILVYRLTRSQFFAPLCKRLGARTAGEGVLFQPGNRWLHTFEDAGLEIQDQYIFGPWEINPLYKIALNIASIRTGIFWLAPFVRNGEGFH; from the coding sequence ATGGCACAGTCCTCGGTAAGCAAGGGCGAGACTGCGGAGCGCTTCGACGTCGATAACTACACACACAGGACCGTCTGGCCGCCGATTTTCCGCTTTTTCGACAGGAGTTTTCCGAAGGGTGCTTTCCACCTTCTCGACGTGGGTGGCGGCGCCGGGTATTTCGCTGACTATATCCTGGAGGCCCGTCCCGGCTGCCGGGTTACGGTCCTGGATATATCACCGGGACTGCTTGAACGCAACCGTCCCCACCGGCGCAAGCGGCTTATCTTGGGCGATGCATTGCAGCTTGATGAGCTACCGAGCGGAGAGACCTTTAACATCATCTGCTTCAACCTCGTACTCCATCACCTACTGGCTACTGACGAGACATCGACACGGCGACTACGAATAGACGTTTTACGGCGAGCCGCCACTCTCCTGCGTCGGTGTGGGAGGATCCTGATCATCGAGCCCCTCTATCTGGGGATGTTCCACGTTGATATTCCATCGATACTCGTATATCGATTAACACGGTCGCAATTCTTCGCGCCACTCTGTAAGAGGCTGGGCGCCCGCACCGCCGGAGAAGGAGTACTGTTCCAGCCCGGCAATCGCTGGCTCCACACCTTCGAAGACGCCGGACTGGAGATCCAGGACCAGTATATCTTTGGTCCCTGGGAGATCAACCCGCTTTATAAAATCGCTTTGAACATCGCCAGCATCCGGACAGGCATCTTTTGGCTGGCGCCGTTCGTGCGGAATGGAGAGGGATTCCATTGA
- the xseA gene encoding exodeoxyribonuclease VII large subunit, translating to MSDGGELTQERPLTVGELTRMVKGALEERFPAIWVTGELTNCRLYSSGHLYFSLSGDDCLLKGVMFRPRPQRLGFAPEDGLEVTARGRISVYPPRGDYQLIADELLLRGEGALRRAFEELKRRLAAEGLFAGERKRPLPRLPRRVGVVTSRDGAALRDILNVLERRHAGLDILLRHSTVQGLSAGAELARAVRELGDCGLVDVLIVGRGGGSYEDLFCFNDEELARAVHDCPVPVISAVGHEVDFSICDLVADVRAPTPSAAAELVTAERAELGRRVRRAWSSLLNVGRERLRFERQRLNGLAESLRPERLSGYLDLRRQRVDALGERLINRAFNNLNLRRTRLDGLRLALSRLHGAPRARQRLLDRAAARLETAAGRRLQLDSARLRELSGRLAALNPQSIIARGFGHLSAEGAPLSRAAELSPGDTLDVVLADGGVRTIVRRRFERGATELRTGPGTAGGDRRPSRGGRLPPEQTDLPL from the coding sequence GTGAGCGACGGCGGTGAACTGACGCAGGAGCGACCGCTGACGGTTGGCGAGCTGACCCGAATGGTCAAGGGCGCCCTCGAGGAGCGCTTCCCCGCAATCTGGGTCACCGGCGAGCTGACCAACTGCCGGCTCTACTCCAGCGGTCACCTCTACTTCAGTTTGAGCGGCGACGACTGCCTGCTCAAGGGAGTAATGTTCCGCCCCCGGCCGCAGCGCTTGGGCTTCGCGCCCGAAGACGGCCTCGAGGTGACGGCCCGGGGACGCATCTCCGTCTACCCGCCCCGGGGCGACTACCAGCTGATCGCCGACGAGCTGCTGCTGCGCGGCGAGGGAGCCCTGCGCCGGGCCTTCGAGGAGCTCAAGCGCCGCCTGGCCGCCGAGGGGCTGTTCGCCGGCGAGCGCAAACGCCCCCTCCCCCGGTTGCCCCGCCGTGTCGGCGTGGTCACCAGCCGCGACGGCGCCGCCCTGCGCGACATCCTCAATGTCCTCGAACGCCGCCACGCCGGGCTGGACATCCTGCTGCGCCACTCGACGGTCCAGGGCCTCAGCGCCGGGGCGGAGCTGGCCCGGGCGGTGCGCGAACTGGGTGATTGCGGTCTGGTCGATGTGCTGATCGTCGGCCGCGGCGGCGGCTCCTACGAGGACCTGTTCTGCTTCAACGACGAGGAGCTGGCCCGGGCCGTCCACGATTGCCCCGTCCCCGTCATCTCCGCCGTCGGCCACGAGGTCGACTTCAGTATCTGCGACCTGGTCGCCGACGTCCGCGCCCCGACGCCCAGCGCCGCCGCCGAGCTGGTCACCGCCGAACGGGCCGAGCTGGGCCGCCGGGTCCGGCGAGCCTGGAGCAGCCTGCTCAACGTCGGCCGGGAGCGCCTGCGCTTCGAACGCCAGCGCCTAAACGGCCTGGCCGAATCCCTGCGCCCGGAACGCCTCTCCGGCTACCTCGACCTGCGCCGCCAGCGCGTCGATGCCCTGGGCGAACGCCTGATCAACCGGGCCTTCAATAACCTCAACCTGCGCCGGACCCGGCTCGACGGGCTACGTTTGGCCCTCAGTCGGCTCCACGGCGCTCCCCGGGCCCGCCAGCGCCTGCTGGACCGGGCGGCGGCCCGGTTGGAAACGGCGGCCGGGCGCCGCCTGCAGCTCGACTCGGCCCGCCTGCGGGAGCTGAGCGGTCGGCTGGCGGCTCTGAACCCGCAATCCATCATCGCCCGGGGCTTCGGCCACCTCAGCGCGGAGGGAGCGCCGCTGAGCCGCGCCGCGGAGCTGTCCCCCGGTGACACCCTGGACGTCGTCCTCGCCGACGGCGGCGTCCGGACCATCGTCAGGAGGCGTTTTGAGCGAGGAGCAACCGAGCTTCGAACAGGCCCTGGAACGGCTGGAGGAGATCGTCGCCCATCTCGAGGAGGGCGGTTACCCCCTGAGCAAACTGACCTCCCTCTTTGA